TGCTGGACGGTGCCGTGCTGGAGATCCAGGCATTGGCGACTTTGCGTGCGGAAGCCCTGACGGCGTTAAGGCTGGCGGTATTCCAGGCCGATGTTAAACGGGTTCGTTTCCATCGCGCTCCCTATGCCACGGTGGTCAACGGCTTAACTTTTTGTCTGCAGGATGAAGCCGCCGCCAGGGCGCGCTGGCGCGAGCAGATCGACGCGCTCAAAGCGCTGGCATAAAAAAAGGGCGACCCCTGCGGGTCGCCCTTTATCATCCGTCAGCGTTTACTTGCTGTCCGGCAGTGCATAGGCCTTCACATAGTCGCCCAGCTTGGTGCCAAACGAGCCATGTCCACCCGCAAAAATCAGCACGTACTGCTTGCCGTTAACTTCATACGTCATTGGCGTTGCCTGACCACCCGCGGGCAGGCGCGCTTCCCACAGCTGTTTGCCGTTAGTCACGTTAAACGCACGCAGGTAGTTATCTGCCGTTGCCGCAATAAAGAACAGGTTGCCCGCGGTGGCAACTGGCCCACCCAGCATTGGCATGCCCATTTTAAACGGAAGCGGAAGCGGTGAGCTGTCGCGCACGGTGCCAATACGCTTTTTCCACACGATTTCGTTGGTCTTCAGATCAACCGCAGAAATATAGCCCCATGAAGGCTGCTTACAAGGTAAGCCGATCGGAGAGAGGAATGGGTTCAGCGTCACGCCGTACGGCAAACCGTACTGCGGCTGAATACCTTTCTCGCTACCGGTGCCGCCCTTATCATTTTCATCCGGCTCAATGGGATTGCCCGGCCCGCGTGGGATCAGGCGGGAAACGAACGGCAGCGCCATTGGGTTAGTGATGGCAACCTGACGATCGCCATCCACCGCGATACCGCCCCACTCAAACATACCGAGGTTGCCTGGGAATACCAATGTACCCTGCTCGGATGGCGGAGTGAACGGACCTTCATAGCGCAGCTGGTGGAACATAACGCGGCAGACCAGCTGATCGTAGATGGTTGCACCCCACATGTCTTTACCCGCCAGATGGGCTTTTGGACGGAAGCTCAGTTCAGAGTATGGCTGGGTCGGCGAAAGACGATCGCCCTTAGCAGGGCCACCCGGCACCACCATTTCCGGCGCTGGCACCACGGGCTGGCCGTTGGTGCGGTTCAGCACAAAGATATCGCCGGTTTTGGTCGGGATATAAATCACCGGCACCTTGTGTCCGTCTTTGTCGTCGATATCGGCCAGAGTCGGCTGTGCAGGTACGTCCATATCCCACAGGTCGTGATGCACGGTCTGATAGAACCATGCCAGTTTACCGGTGGTGGCATTCAGCGCCAGCACGCCGTTGGCGAAACGCTCCATTTCCGGGGTACGATGACCGCCCCAGATATCCGGCGTTGACACACCCATCGGCAGATAGACCAGGTCCAGCTTGTCATCATAGGCTGCCGGTGCCCACGAGTTAGGTGAGTTCGGCGTATACTTCTGATCGTCATGCGGCAGCAGATTCGGATCTTTCGCTCCGCTGTCGAATGCCCACAGCAGTTTGCCGGTGTTCACGTCAAAACCACGCACCACGCCAGACGGCTGTTTAGTGGAGTAGTTATCGGTAACCGCGCCCGCCATTACAATGCTGGTGGCCGTGACGATCGGCGGTGAAGTCGGCTCGTAAGAACCCACTTTTGCATACGGCATGTTGCTCTGCAGGTTCAGTCTGCCTTTGTCACCAAACTGTTCGCACAGCGCGCCGGTTTCTGCGTCCAGCGCATACATGCTGCCGTCATTGACCGGCAGCAGAATACGACGTGAGCAGAGAGCCGGTTCGGTTCCGGCCGGCGTCGCAGCCGCCTGCGGGGTCTGATAATAAGAAACGCCGCGACAGGTGACGTGCTGGAAGGTTGGATTCGGCTTCAGCTTCGGATCGAACATCCACTTCTTCTTACCGGTGGCCGCATCCAGCGCGAACAGCTGCTGATGCGCGGTGCACAGGTAGAGCGCATTGCCGATTTTGATCGGCGTGGCCTCATTGGTGATCTCACCCGGATCGCTTGGGGATTTCAGGTCACCGGTCTGGAAAGTCCAGGCTTCCTGCAGTTCACCCACGTTTTTATCATTTATCTGCTTCAGAGGAGAGTAGCGCGTCCCGCCCTGGGTACGGCCATAGGCCGGCCAGTCGCCCGGTGCGACGCCATCTTCAGCCGGCACCGCTTCCGCCTGTTCAGCATTCAGTGACCCGTTGATTTCCTGCGGATCGTTAAATATTGAATAGGCGAGGACCGCGACGACAAAGACCAGCACGGCAGAAAGGGCCACGCGGGAGAATGACCCTGTGCCGTTCAGCTCACGCCAGATAAATGGCAATACCAACCACAGTCCGAGGAAGAAGGTGATATCCAGACGCGGAGTCAGCGCCCAGAAGTCAGAGCCCACTTCCCACAGCGACCAGACGGTCGTACCCAGCAGGAACAGCGCGTACAGCAGCAGCGCTGAACCGCGACGGCGGTGCAGCAGGAATGCGGTGACCAACAGAACCACACCAGCGATGATGTAGTAGAGAGAACCGCCAAGTTTAGCCAACCAGATACCGCCGATTAACAGATATAAGCCGCTTAGCGCGGCGAATATAACCGTTAGCAGGATCAGTATTCTTGATGCTTTACTATGCATAGTGTGAACCTTATCCAAATTGAAAGTCGTCGTTGAAGCGTAAAGCGCAGGTGAAAAACGCGCATGTATGCTTACTTATCCATCCAGTATTGTAATTACGGTACTGAAGCAGGCGTCCCTGGCAGGCACCTGCTGGATTTGTTGCCGGGCTGCCCCGGCGAAAATTTAAAACTGATAGCTTATGTTGGCACCGCCGCCCCAGTTACGCCCCGGTGCCGGTTCGTAGTAGCGCTTATTGCCTTCATTAACGATCACAGAGCCGATGTACTGGCGGTCGAACAGGTTATCGACGCGACTGAACAGATCCAGCGACCAGTGCTGCCAGTTAAAGCGGTAGCCGCCATTGAGGCTGGCTACAGCATAAGACGGGGCCTGAGCGTCATTGGCGTCGTTGGCCTGAATGTTGCTCATATAGCGAATATCCGCCCCGGCGTGCCAGCCGCTTTCCGGCGCATATTGCAGTGAAGCATAGCCCATATTGCGCGCAATACCCGGCAGGCGGTTACCCGCTGGGGTACACACGTTTTTCGCATTACAGGTTTCGTTGCGATAGGTGGCGTCCAGCAGCGTCCAGGCCAGCTTCACACGCCAGTCCGTGGCAAACTGCTGGTCAAAGCCCAGTTCCAGGCCACGACGGCGCGTTTCCCCGGCGTTTTTGTATACGCTGCGGCCGAACTGACTCTGGTCCACCACCAGCTCGTTATCGGTATCGGTCTGGAACACGGCAGCGGTAAGCAGGCCATAGCCAATGCGGGTTTTGCTGCCCAGTTCTATCGTATCGCTGGTGGCCGGTTTCAATCCGAGGTTCAGTCCGGTAACGCTGCCGTTAATTGAACGATAGGACAGTTCGTTGATCGTTGGCGTTTCGAAGCCGCGACCGGCGGAGAGATAAACATTCCACGCGTCGCTGACCGCATAACTTAGTGAGCCCATCGGCAGCAGCTTGTGGTAGCGCGCGCTGCCGCTGTCGTCGCCGTTGCCCGTCGTGATGTAGTAGTCGGTGGAATCAAAACTGACGGTGCTGTAGCGCAGCCCGGCGTCCAGCGTCCATTGCGGCGTTAACCGCCAGCTGGTCTGCACATAAGGGTCCAGATTCCACATGGTATTTTTTTCATTGCGCCGCTGTGCCCCTTTCTCACCGAACGCCGGAACGCCGCCCACCAGATTGTAGTTCTGGAAACCCTGGCGGCGCTCGGTCATGGTTTCATAGTCAACCCCGCCGATCAGCGTCACAGGTACTGCGCCCAGCTGGCCATCATGCTGCCAGCGGGTATCAATGCCCTGATATTTGCGCTCCAGTACAATAACGCCCCCCGGATAGGCCGGGTTGAGCTGCGGCCCCTGCGGAATCGACTGATACTGGGTAGTGTGGCGCTCGCCGTGCCAGGTGGTCAGCGTCAGCCGATCGCTGTCGCTGAACTCGCGCTGATAGCGCAAACCCAGCTGCGTTTGATCGAGGCTTTTACGCGTATTAAACGCATCGCCACGCGGTGACTGGCGAGGATTGGCCCGGTACTCTTCTGCTGTCAGTCCGCCGGGATCGTTGGCATCGACCGATACGCTGTTAAACATCAGCGTCAGGGTACTGACATCATCCAGCCTTACGCCAAGTTTGCCATTACCGAGGCTTTTCTGGGTGCCGCTGTGGTCGCGATAGCCGTGGGTGGTAAAACGCGATCCGGACAGGGTGTAATTAACGTCTCCGGCCTGGCTGCCGTCGCCGGTTGCACCGCTGGCTTTTATGCTGTTACGCCACGAACCGTA
This DNA window, taken from Erwinia tasmaniensis Et1/99, encodes the following:
- a CDS encoding glucose/quinate/shikimate family membrane-bound PQQ-dependent dehydrogenase → MHSKASRILILLTVIFAALSGLYLLIGGIWLAKLGGSLYYIIAGVVLLVTAFLLHRRRGSALLLYALFLLGTTVWSLWEVGSDFWALTPRLDITFFLGLWLVLPFIWRELNGTGSFSRVALSAVLVFVVAVLAYSIFNDPQEINGSLNAEQAEAVPAEDGVAPGDWPAYGRTQGGTRYSPLKQINDKNVGELQEAWTFQTGDLKSPSDPGEITNEATPIKIGNALYLCTAHQQLFALDAATGKKKWMFDPKLKPNPTFQHVTCRGVSYYQTPQAAATPAGTEPALCSRRILLPVNDGSMYALDAETGALCEQFGDKGRLNLQSNMPYAKVGSYEPTSPPIVTATSIVMAGAVTDNYSTKQPSGVVRGFDVNTGKLLWAFDSGAKDPNLLPHDDQKYTPNSPNSWAPAAYDDKLDLVYLPMGVSTPDIWGGHRTPEMERFANGVLALNATTGKLAWFYQTVHHDLWDMDVPAQPTLADIDDKDGHKVPVIYIPTKTGDIFVLNRTNGQPVVPAPEMVVPGGPAKGDRLSPTQPYSELSFRPKAHLAGKDMWGATIYDQLVCRVMFHQLRYEGPFTPPSEQGTLVFPGNLGMFEWGGIAVDGDRQVAITNPMALPFVSRLIPRGPGNPIEPDENDKGGTGSEKGIQPQYGLPYGVTLNPFLSPIGLPCKQPSWGYISAVDLKTNEIVWKKRIGTVRDSSPLPLPFKMGMPMLGGPVATAGNLFFIAATADNYLRAFNVTNGKQLWEARLPAGGQATPMTYEVNGKQYVLIFAGGHGSFGTKLGDYVKAYALPDSK
- the pqqU gene encoding TonB-dependent receptor PqqU, whose amino-acid sequence is MPDKLFWGANQTYRIISVNNKILSLFLTFFSLAPAAVSHAQAHSASGQEPSLMVIKQRDGLSELDTPAAVSVVDGDELRRASAQVNLSENLGSVPGLQIQDRQNYAQDLQLSVRGFGSRAMYGVRGVRLYVDGIPATMPDGQGQTSNIDINSLGRVEVLRGPYSALYGNASGGVVNIDTLSGSQPTTLEAGTYFGSYGSWRNSIKASGATGDGSQAGDVNYTLSGSRFTTHGYRDHSGTQKSLGNGKLGVRLDDVSTLTLMFNSVSVDANDPGGLTAEEYRANPRQSPRGDAFNTRKSLDQTQLGLRYQREFSDSDRLTLTTWHGERHTTQYQSIPQGPQLNPAYPGGVIVLERKYQGIDTRWQHDGQLGAVPVTLIGGVDYETMTERRQGFQNYNLVGGVPAFGEKGAQRRNEKNTMWNLDPYVQTSWRLTPQWTLDAGLRYSTVSFDSTDYYITTGNGDDSGSARYHKLLPMGSLSYAVSDAWNVYLSAGRGFETPTINELSYRSINGSVTGLNLGLKPATSDTIELGSKTRIGYGLLTAAVFQTDTDNELVVDQSQFGRSVYKNAGETRRRGLELGFDQQFATDWRVKLAWTLLDATYRNETCNAKNVCTPAGNRLPGIARNMGYASLQYAPESGWHAGADIRYMSNIQANDANDAQAPSYAVASLNGGYRFNWQHWSLDLFSRVDNLFDRQYIGSVIVNEGNKRYYEPAPGRNWGGGANISYQF